In Camelus bactrianus isolate YW-2024 breed Bactrian camel chromosome 5, ASM4877302v1, whole genome shotgun sequence, the DNA window agtgtgatttaataaattgatatatcaataaaaatttaaatatatggaaaataaatgcCAAAATGTAAGGGAAAaacaacatttactgagcacctactagatGCCAGATATTTTAATAGAGAATGTGATATTTGATTGTTGTGAGAGGTGGATGGGATTCAGGGTACAGAGAACCAGACAGCCTGAGCTTTCCAGCTTCTGCACCTCTGGGTCCTGATTGCAGCTGAGCTTTGAGGAACAAAACATGGTTCTTACTATGGTTTTTGAATAGTACCAAATCATAGAATTTCTAAGCTAGAGAAGCATGGAGACCGTCTAGTTCAataccttaattttaaagatgaagacacCAAAGCCAGCGAGGCATTCAACTTCATCAGGGTTGAACCATGAGGACCAGATGAAGAAGTCAGATTCTCCTCTCTAGGTCAGAGATCATTTCTCATTTCCTCCTCAAGTGCTTATTATCTGATTATCAAATGGGTGGTATTATATACCATCAGCCTacgcttttgttttctttagatagTAACATGAGCTACAGTTTCCATACAGGCTTAATCATACACACCAAGTACCAAGGTATTACAGagatcactaaaaataaaaataataagttcCAGCTTCAGTGGAGGATAGCAAAATGCGAATTCCCACAATGAATGCTTAAAACAAACCAGGCATCTTGTTTCTTGGACTCTGAGTTTGAATTCCCCTGAAAACAGAGCCTCAGGTGTCGGTAACGTATCTGAGAGCTAATCCCAGGAAACAAagtagtggggggtggggggtaggggaaGGAAAAACTTTCGAGGTCATTCTGTGGGCACTGGGGAATTGATTCCACTAGAACCTCCAGAGAACAAAGAGATGTCTTACAGAATCATTCCCCCTGAAGGATGGGGAACAGACTAATTGTCAGCAGGTTCACACCCTTCATTATCTGCGAAGTGTCCTCAGGGGCATTCAACCCCCTACAGTTTTAAGCTGTGCCTGGGGGTGAGGAGATTTGTCCAGGATTCTCTCTCAGCCTTGAGAAGGTCTTGTAGCAGAAAGACAAGTAGACCAAACTCTGGGTAAGCTGTTGTCAGCCTGATGTGATCTGGGTTCACTCCACTAtctggggctggggctgaaatcaaggtgacCCAAAAGAATGTGACATGGGTTTCAGAGATACCTGCTGCACTGGCTTAAGAAAGCTCTTTGAGAAACGGCAATTTGGGGCAAAcaattatgaagaaaataactATTATGTATGCTAAGGCCAGGTGATTCCTCCAAAACCTCAGCAGGGCAGCTCAGTTTTGTAAAAAGTACTTTCCAGAACACACTAAATATCCACAACTCTTGTTTCCTGGTGTCCTGTTGATCCTGAGACAAAAGCTCTAGCCCATATATTCACTATGTTGCAAGGATGTGTAATAATACTGAGAAATACTTATATATTGGatctaggaaatccaaggtctaATGCTTCTGAGGTTCAAAAAGAGGCCCACAGATATCATCGTGACCACTAAAGAGATATTTGGGGGAGGAGTAACCAAAGGATATCACTCTGACCTGCAGAGTCAACCAGAGCCAATGTGCCAGGGGTCAGTGCAGGCATCACGAGAGGAAGTACCATGATGAAGAAGGCTTCCATCTTCGGCCACAGTCTCAGTATTAAACATGAGATATCTATCAATATGACACTTCATATAATTCTTACAGGGAGTAGGTCCGATAccagttctcagaaaaaaaaaaaagatgctactCGATAACCACTAATAGGCTCATGCATAAATTCCTTCCTTTCAAGAACCGAAAGAGATATCAGAGATTGTTAAAGCATGGGTGTGGGATTTTCTCAAATGCTTCTcagatggtttttgtttttcactctgtTACTATTGTGTATTACATTTCCTGGGTTTAGTGCATGATCCTTTTTGTATGTTGCTGGATACAGTTTACTAgcatttcacttagaatgtctGTGTCTctattcataagggatattggtctgtagtgtTCTCCTGGTGTCTCTATCTTATTTTGATATCAGTGTAATACtgtcctcatagaatgagttataaattgttccctcctcttttcttaaaaaaaaaaagcttgtcagggattggtttttaatttttctttgaatgttgGGTAGAATTAACCAACTTTTGGTTCTGTTGATTTCCTCCATTGTTTTGCTATAAGTTTCTCTCTGAGCAGGGTTTTTACTGCATCATttaagttttgatatgttgtgttttcattttcattcgtctcaaagtatttttttctttctttattgactcCTTTGACATATTGGTTATTTAGGCCTGTACTGTTTAACATCCATATATTCATGAATTCCCCAAATTTCCTTTTGTCATTGAATTATAATTCCATTGtgctttgaaaatgtattttgtatgatttaaatttattgagacttgttctATGGCAGAACATACGATTTATTTggaagaatgttccatgtgtacttcaGAAGCATGCCTCTTCTATTGCTGTTGGTTAGAGAGTTCTATTGATGTCTGTTAGGTTtagttggtttatagtgttgttcaagGCTTCTGTTTTCTTGGACATCTTCTGTCTGGGTTTTCTATTCATTATTGAAAATATGGTACCAAAGTATCCAACTTTTATTGTTCAATTCTTTATTATTCCCTTCAATCTGTCAgtgtttgctttatgtattttgagatGCTGTTGTTAGGTATATATGTGGTCATATATCTTTCTGATGGATTGATCCTTTAGCATTATGGAACTCCCTCTTTATCCCCagtaacttttgttttgttttaaaatcaattttgttAGATCAGGCATAGCAACTCTAGTTCTCTTTTGTTTACTCTTAGCATCATAAATCTTTTTGGATCCTTTACTTACAGCCTATTTATGTTTAATGGAcagttcttttttatgatttcagtatctttaaactattttttaaatggtcgTATAATAcaattcacttttttattttgatgtacgTACGGCTCTGTGAATTTTAACACATGTGCAGTTATGTGTAACCATGCCTATAATAGGATAGAAAATAACTTCATCACCCCCCCAAACTCCCTTGTGTCATTTCAAACCCAGTCCTTAGCTTACAATGATATTCTTCCTGGTAGAGAGTTCTTATTACATTGTCAGAGTTTAGGGATTCATACTACATTATTACCACTACCATTATAATTTgacctttgttttgttgattaACCAGTGCTGATAGAgttgtttcctcttctttttttctttggaggCTTTGTATTGAGTTATGTAACCATATCAGCATGATGAGTTAAGGGCAAGTGGGGATCATTTTCCGGGCTGCAGTGTTGATTAGAGCCATGCTAATGTAGAAGGTTTAGAAAAAGTTGACTTGAAACCAAGATGAAGCTGAAGCTTGAGTCTTGTTTAAGAGCTAATATTTTCCACTAAAACTGGGGACACTACTAAGCATTGTTATATTACCTGCTACAAAGGGTAGCCTAGAAATTCAAGTCTTTTGGTGAAAGCTGAGTACCAATGATAAAATTGTACATGCGTGCCTGAGTATGCTTGGTGTTCACTtcatcctctctctcccccagttGGCTCTTGAAAGCAAACAGAGTGTAACAATAGGAGTTCTGTAATGTTCCTGTGTGAGGCTGACCTTTGTATTATTGTTCATCCTTATCCTCTCTTTTCAGAGACAAGAGATTAAGTGAAAACTGTGCAGAAATCTTTTCTGGGCACAGGAATGaactgcttttccttctttgcaaAGTCAAAGGGTTTTACAGGATTTTCCCTTCTCAACCTCCACCCCCTACTCGATCCTGACCTTCACACCTTCCCAACATTAGGGAAAGGCAGGAAGTTTTCCCTGAGGTTTTTCTTTATGACGACATAATGGGGCAGGTTAATCAATGGGGAAAACCCCATGTGGGAACACGCCTTCTGTGTACATTCCCAATATTTGCTATAAGTAGGGCCATCCTAGACCTAGGCGGCTATCAAACCTAACAGCACTCCCAGAGCACTGGGTACCCAGCACTGAGCACACCATTCTTTGAGCTGAAAATGATGTGCAGTACCAAGAGTTTGCTCCTGGCTGCTTTGATGTCAGTGCTGCTACTCCACCTCTGCAGCAAGTCAGAAGGTATGTGTCACCCTTTCTTCGAGCACAGGAGGaagaactgttttcattttcctctaaGCCTTGAGCTCCTCTGAGGGTCCCCAAGGGATGCAAGCCTGTTAGGAAATCTTCAAAAGGAGGTGATGGGGGTTTCATCTTACTGGAGAGTAGAAGAGGAAATGGTCCCTGCTGTccatcaggattttttttctttggttaatTCCAGCAGATTTAGGGGAGTGGATGGACTCTTAGAGACCTCTTAGAGACCCAAGCTCCAGAACAAGCCCGAAGTGCTATTTCTGGGAGTGAGGTAAATTGTGTACCATTATCACTGAATGGGGTCATTCTGAAATGCAGGAAACGCTCCCACTTCTCCAACTTTCTCACTTTGTCGAAGTTCAAAACTCATCCTTTGGGGATGGATTACGGCCCCTGACTTCTTCATTCTTGCAAGGCTTTGAGGACATCACTTGCCAGTGCATCCCTTACCTTACAGAAGGTTGTAATTTAACTTGGGGGAGTGTCCAAGAATCGTTTTACTACTGTAAGAATACCTCACTTTTAGCAACAGGTGAATTCCTGAAGATACATGTGTTGAACttttatgaacaaaataaaaaattcgtATTAACTaatattataatttcaaaatgCTTTAATTGAAGCTCTTATTAGCAGctcctttaaattattttcctttgtaacTTCTTGTCTTCCCCTTCCTCTCAATACCCAGTAACCAGATAGTAGATTAAAATTTGCCAATTTATTCATTTGAAAGGCTACTCATAAGGGTTTCTTCAAGAGGGAGGTATATATTCTTGAGTGATTACAGTGAACTGAAATAAAACACTGTCAGTTTGTGTTTCTTACTAAAGGTATTCCTTCTATGAGAAGTCATGTGCTTCTAAATAGTACTATTGAACCAACATTTCTCAGtacataaactatttttttaagagaGCTGGAAACTATGTTAAATTGGGTCTCAGAGATATTGAAACTGTTCTAGGTAGTTTATTTACCATACAAATCAGATTCTAGGTTTTCCATAATATTTATCATGAAATAAGTTCACTTATGTGGACTCAgtacctttcatttctttttagcagcaAGCAGCTTTGACTGCTGCCTCCAATATACAGAACGAATCCTTCACCCCAGATTTATCGTGGGCTTCACACAGCAGCTGGCCAATGAGGCTTGTGACATCAACGCAATCATGTAAGTTATGAAGGGTTCTAAGCCGATTATGCTAGGAGTCCATGGGAATTTCAGGTAGAAAAAGCTTTGCCTTTTTGGAGTTTCATTCAGAAATTTCTGCTGTAGCAAAGACAGCTTTGTTTTAGTAGACACGTGTACTTCAAAGCTCATTTTCAGTAGGACTGGAAGAAGGCAAAAGCTTAGTTTAGAGAATGAATATAGTTGCGGGCAAAATCACATTCAAAGATAAACTTATAAGCAACTAAAATGCTATCTCAGGAAAATACAAGAGACATAAACTTTGAAATGAGCATCTTCTACCAGAAAGTGGTTGGGGCTGTAAGTAAAAACTCAGAGCAATTATACTGTTGCATACAATATTCTTGATTTATAGAGGGTATTATACTTTGAATAAGAAAAGCTATTGAtcagatatatacatatttcatgtAACCACCACGAACAAAATTAAATAACAGTTCTGGGACTTAACCTTTCTGCCACTGAGCAACCAAACTGCAGCGAAAGTCAGGGAGAATCACTTTCATTCCTTGCGTCAAGCGTTATcagaagtaactttttttttttttgcatttgtctCATCTCTGAAACAAATGAACTGTATAAGGTATACAGCAAACAGTTGGGATATGAAATTTTCATTGCGTGttctgtgtgaaaaaaaaaattaaaagctcttTAAATACAAATCAATTTGTCTGATTTTTCAGCTTTCACACAAGGAAAAGATTAGCTGTGTGTGCGGATCCAAAGAAGAACTGGGTGAAACAAGCTGTTCGTATCCTCAGGTATGGAACGTCCCCAGTCTGTTAACCTCTCTCCAAACATTCGGGGCAAGAGCAGTGTTCAGAGTGGTGGATCATAGGCTCACGGGGATGCTTTTAGACTAAGCACagtagaattttaaaagggaaatttgAATTGGACTATGAatacaaaaattcatttttttccacttgtagatcattttaacttttttaatttaGTGATTTTTCACGTGCTGTATCAGATTCTTCTATGCACTTGATAGGCACTAGCTGCTTGATTTTTGTTGCAAAGATGCTTCCTATTTGTATAATTTACAGACTACATGACATATGGTTGTTAAAAGCCGGGAAGGGACCAGCGGCTCTCATTTACATCAATGATACTAGAGTAACATTTAGAGTCCCCTCACACGAGGGTGTCAGACACTGAACGAAGACACAAGGCAACTGGGCGTAAACTGCTTCTCTCATTACTTAGCTGGGTTACGCTGGGCAAGGCCTATCCTCGCTGAACCCGATTTCCTCACCTGGACTCTGAGTTGCTTGGCATCCTGAGATGCGGTTAGGGCGTGTGAGGCCATCTGCAGGTACCAAAGGTGTTCCTGCCTGCCAggtctttgcttattttttctgtctttttctcttgatAGTCAAAGAGTCAAGAAGATGTAAAAACAGATGCTCCCTGGAACGGAATTGGACACAGCCCAAGAGCAAAAAGAACCCAGCCGGAGCTGGTTCCACCTGCACGTCGCTGAGGGTTCAGAGCTTATCTAGTTTGCACGTCTTTGGACTTGTCCAATTAGTGAAGTTGATTCATATTGCATCATAGTTTGCTTTGTTAAGCATCACCTTACACTCtattttatgttatgttatttATGTATgtgggttttttgtgttttgctaTTTAATACTGGTTTTCCATAAGCTGTTCGGTTTAGTATGAGTTAGAAAGTTAAGTGTGAAGGAATAAGATACGGACAAGCAgaaggctatttaaaaaaaaaaagcatctaacATTCTTCTGTTTATATAGTTTTGTTTCCTACACTGTTGTAATTTccttgtaaaaaagaaaaaaatgataagaaaaataaatattgaaaataaaagaaagcaccAAAAATTGATTGAGTTAAATAGTATTTATTAAGAGGcatattacaaatatttaaagGTTTAGTAAATACtacaattttctaaaaattatattcCCCATTTACTTCTGCTTGGTTGTTCCTTTTATCTTTATCCCTTATGGCCCTGGACTTCATTCTGTATGAATTATAATAGGAAggttttttgacttttttaaaaaaattcaagtcaTTCAAACCAAAAATTAGAAAGATCCTGTATCTGAGACATAGTTCAATATGTATtaatataaaactttttaaaataaaaaaaatttatggccAAATATTTTGTGACTACAGGGACACAGCAACCATTTAGAAAATACATTGAGAAATCACTCAGTCCATCGTCCTGTCACCAGCCGTGGTCCTGGGAGTGGGCATCTCCGCACGGGAACATTGCTCTTCTTTGCACGTCCTTCTGAGTCATCTTTAAGACATTTCCATAGAGGAAATGATTATTCAGAGGGTTTTTAGAAACTGATTGCCTCACTAATTGGATGGGAGACAATGTGTGAAACCTAGCAAGAACCCAGAAATACGATAAGAAGACCATGGAGCGCCTTGGCGCGCCTTGGCACAGCACTCCAGTCTGCTGCAGATTCCAAAGGCCACGGAGGATTAGCGGGGGCAGGTACGCCGATGACAGGAGTCAAAATCCAGGCACACACGTCCATAAAGTGGGCGATGGTGGGTCATTTGGTGTAGAGCCAAAGCCTGTGATTCAGCAGGTCCTGAAGGCATCTCTGTGCTCACGAATAACAACACTGAGTCATCGGGGAAAGTATGCTCAACATCCTGTTGGTTTATTCATCAAACATGGGTTTAGTGTCTATTACGAGTCAGGCACTGAGCCAAGTGAAGCTGGAGATACCAAGAGATTAAGTTAGGATTTGGTCCTCACTCCCAGATAATTAAGGCTGAgcagtgtggggagagggaggggacacCAAGAATATCAGCTATTACAACACGGGGTGGTAAGCACTCGGACGAAGGAAGTCATAGGAGGCTAAATACAGGACATTAGCAGTAAGGGTTTCccgaagaaaaaaatattccctTGAACCACATTAAATGGCCAATATTCAGTGTTCTCAAGCTGTGAAGATGGCAATTGTATATGGTTTAGCCCTCAtttaagctgagatctgaagggcCAGTAGGAGCCATACAACTGGAAAAGGGGCAGCAGCAGGTGTTTGGAAATAGCTGGAGGCATATTCTAGTCGTCACAGTGTCTGAAGGTGGGTACCACAGGCATTCGGTGGGCAGGAGACAGGGATGCTAAACCTAGTGGAATGCTCAGGACAGTCCCACACAGTGAAGAACTGTCCCACGCAAATGTCAATCATGCCACCAACTGAGCAACACCAGATGAAGCGGAAAGTAAGCAAGGAGTGGGTGTGGGGTGGAGTAGCTGCAGATGAAGCGAAACTGTTACCTCAACTAAGCACAATGGTTTGAACTTGAATGTGGAAATTCTGGGGAACTACTGAAAAAGTCAAAgcaagaggagagggaggtgggatggAAGATGGATACAGAGGTACCAGAGAGAGCTGTAACGAATAAGGTGAGACATGGAGGGACTCTGGCAAAATTAAAGGGGGTTTAGAGGAGGTTGGTTTGGAATTCCTGAGAATCACCCTAGACCCATCCCATCACCACCAGGCACCCTCTCTTGGGGCAGCACAGCCAGAGAGGGCCATTGTCAGGGGACAGAGGTACATTTGACAGACTAATGCTGGGAGACCTCACCGGATGATCCTTGAGGAGCCAGGAAAGTAGCACATTTTGTTAGTGCTCTGAGAGTGTTTGAATCTTTTGGGACTAGAAGTGCTAATAAATATTAGCCAAGTTTCTGGAGACTGAATTTACCAGGCCAAAATGCCAATTTATTCATCGCAATGAAAACGTTCCACTGTCAAGTGCTTGGGTGTAAACCCGTGGGCAGATCAGCGCATCCCGCCAGGAGTCCAAGTTGGAATCACAAGGCCGGATTGTTAAGCCTGGGATCAGAATGCAGCGCAGAGTCTCAGCTGCACGATTTGAAAATCTAGTTTATTGGTCTCACTGCATTAACCATGTTCTCAGATTAGGGAGGTTGCTCCCAATTCAcaggttttcttttccttacttttttttgtttgtttgttttgaaaaccgtactttctatttaattttaaaatgaggtatcatTAGAATAGAGTAAAAGGCACAAATCTAAGGGTGCAGCTTGATGAATTTGCACATACCTGGGTGACACCTCTGGGctgtattaaatattttcagcGCCCGGAAGGCTCCCTCATGTCCCCTTACATCTGTGCAGGCCCAGGATAACAGCTGTTCTGACCTACTTCCTAGCAGATGAGTTTGACGGTTCTTGATTTCATGTAAGCACAACTGTACAGAATGTACTTTTCACtagcatcttcttttttttttttttaacttattttaattatatatgtaatcCGTGAACTAATTCTCATCCTTAAATTCAAGTGACAGGGAGGAAACAAAGGCCTCCTTTAAACTTCCCTAAAGCTCCTGGTGAAACTCTGTGGGATGGCCTTTACTCTTTCTTAGTCATAGTAACCCTTTCGCTTTGTACCGTCTTCCCAAGGACATTAATTTCCACCACTGATTTATAGTCAGACTCTAGTCCTTTCTCTCTGGGATTCATCTCTGATCACTCGAGCATTTTTGAGTTTTTCAAGGCGTACATTTTCCAAAAGTCTTTTGTGTAAAGCTACTAATGCCTGGCAGTGGTCGTTGCCCTTGCATGTGGATTTGACTTGTACTTACCAGCGTGTTTCCAAGCTCTTTAGTGCCTCCCCAGCACTTCTCATTGGTGGGATGGGACAATGTCTTTTGCGTCTGGCAAAACTGACTCTTTCATTCATGGTATTATGTAGCGTCGTTGGTGATTTTAGGAGTAGGGAGGTGAAGAAGAAACGGTGACAGATAGTTTGGCAGTAAAAGTAAGAGGAAATAAAAGCtagaagaagaaattttttttttaaggtggaaaaatattgaaagagagggacagacagagaaaaaagagagattgAGAAGAGACTGAAGATATTAAAGAGCTGAAGCTTCAGAGAGGGGAATAAATGGTGGTTCATTTTCCCTCCAGAGGTGGGAGAACTGCTTCCCAGAACACAAGTCAATTGAGGTACCTCTTCCTTTGGAACAAGGGATGCTGGGGGAAGAGTGGGAGTAAACGGAGACAAATTTATGATATGGGGTGAGAGGTGGAAGTTGATGGAGTTGGCATCTGATGAGCTTGCTTTTCCTGGTGAAAGACTTGTGTTCTCGAGAGTGATGAGTGAAGAGGCAAGGCTGGGGCTTTGAGAGGAAAGGGGAAGCTTTGTAAGAGCCAATGACAGACACAGGGATACACCGAAGTATCGCTCCACGGTGTTGGGGCTTCACTGAGGTCAGAGACAATCAACGTGCTGAGCCTGCATGTGCCAGGCAGCCCACTGCAGCTTGGCTGTAAGAGCAGAGAACCAGCAAGACTGGTTCAGGCTTAGCCTCTGCCTCTGGACCAGTGCAAGGACAAAAGGGCAAGAGAGTCAATGATGAgggtagagagagagaggttgCCGGGCTGAAGCATGGGGTCTGGACCAGAGATGAGGAGATGAAGCTGGAAGGCATCTGAGAGACTAGAAGAAGATGGAGAGACCCTCAGGCAGAAGGACTTAGTGTGGCAgtgaggaggctggaggggctggggcagcccGAGAAGCAAGGTTCATGGGTATGACTGTGGCTATGAGGCTCAAGTGGGATGGGGAAGGCTACCATGTTGGATGGGCCGtccacatggatttttttctttttaagcagggattttcaaatcacAGGAacaatttcattattaaaaattaacactAATTCCCTAATGTTGCCAAATATTCAATCAATAGTTAAACTTCTCTGTTTGTTTCAAaacaaagttgtttttattttttgcagttgatttgtttGAGTGGAAGCGGTAAATAAGGTCTACAGATCGCATTTGTGTAAGttgcttctcttttatttttggttaTGTTTCTTATCACCACTGCTACcctctctgtcttttcctttgtgatttatgTTTTGGAGAAAGCAGGACTTTTGTTTCTGAGTTTCCCGCCTTCTGGGTTTCACTGGTTGCATTCCTGTAGTATTACTCAGCATATTCCCTGACTCCTAGTCGGAAATAGAAGCTGGGCTGGGGATGGGACAAGACCATTTTGTAAGTGGCACCATGCCACACATGTGGTTATAAAGTTGCCTAAACTGATGTCAGCAGCAGGAGTGAGAGAGGAACGGTGAGTCTGTGCCAAATTCTTCAAGGCATGTGAAGAACTGATCAAGACCTTTGAGTGTcagccaggaggaggggaagTAAGATGGTCTAATGACACACATGTACTTCAAaggaggggttggggggaagaGTGTGCTGAAGTGAAGAAGGACCATCATGGAAGCACAAGAAGGGTGGTCTCCACCTGCTCCTGGCCCAGAAATCACCTTGAGAAGACTATGAGGGAAGTGATGTTCTTGCCATAGACTCAAGTTTCAACTGCAGAAAGGAGATAGGGGAGCGAAAGATGGAAGGACGGGAGAGAACTGTCAAGGAAGGCCAGAGTGGGACATCATGGAGATGAGTTGGATGCACACAACAGTATTTGGATAAAAGCATGAGAAGTATGAGAAAGGACAGATGGATGCAACGGTTTGGGTTTGAGTAGTGATCATGTCATTAATAATACCTAGACTGGTAGGCAGCAAGTCATGTGCTAGTATCActaatgtattatctcatttaaatatgAGGTAGGTACCATTTCTATGCCTACTTTGAGgatagggaaactgagggtcaaagaagttaaggaatttacccaaggtcacatagtcTTTAGAGATATGATGGAGTTAGTTTGTCTCAAGTTTCCGACCAGTTGCCTGTATAAAGTGTTTCTGTGTCAGTAAAGAGAACACCTGTAGTGTCTGATGTTCCTTGATGTCGATTCTTGTGTTGATTCTTTGCCATCTTTGTAATCACCTGTATTCTCTGCTATTTTAGACAACATCAGTGTGTTAGAACATAAACCATTTAAGACTTTTTTTGGTATCAGGAAGACTTAAGAAGTTTGCTTCTTTAAGAAGTAAGCTCCAGTTGTGATGCGGTTACTTCTTCCCCAGCAATGCCAGGCACATATCAcagttttttcttccttgttaAATCATGATTTATTGAATAAAAGGTATGTTTTCCGCCCCTCCATTCAGTCAATTGCTATTTATCAAGCACCTTCTATGGGTCAGACATTGTTCTGGTCACTGGGGACAAGCAGGACAAAGTTCTTGCTTTCATGTGATTTATAGAAGGAGAGGCAGAAAACAATCATAAAaccaaataaatgtataatacaaaagaagaataaagtcagGTAAAGGGGTAGGGATTGGGGATAAGGGTGAGGATGGAGAATTTCGTCATACCTGTGGGAAGCCTGTCACAATGTACTTTCCCTCAGAAGCAATGCCCCTGTCTTCCTCTTGGCTGAGAAAGGAATCTAGGTAAggtgagagagacacacacaggatTAAATCTACCCAAGAGCATAGTCTTAATTTTCTGAGATGAAATCAGGTCCAGGGAAGACTGTGGTACTAGACTTTAGCTTACTCTGACTTCTAACTGAAAGGACAGGCCATGAACTAGAATTACTAAGACTCTAAACTATTCTGCATTGGATTGACTTTTTTCACCAAGTGTCAAAACTCCAACTGGGACCTCACTTAAGGTATTTAACTATGTCCCCATACTGTGATTTGTGATCTAATTAGCATAAAGAAACATTTATATCTACAGACTTCGGTGATtttgcaaatttattttctttctttggctcTGACTCACCTGAAACAGGTGAACAAGGTTTATGAATAAATCTGGCACAGTAATGTGATTATAGAAAATGCTGCCCTTGCTCTAGCTCTAGCTCGGCCCAGAACATTCTCCATTCCTCTAATTATTAGAATTGAAGCATTTTTAGGACAGTTAATGGTCACAAGTTTGATAGGCTagtatgaaaacttttttttttttaacttttcttgttcctactttcttcctctttcacttGAATATCAGTATTCTTAACAGGAATATATTAAGCTTAAGTTCACCTAAATTCCAACTGATGATGATAGTGTTGGCTTTAGATTCATTCAGACTCAGATTGTGATGAGCGTAGTGCTTCAGAGGCTGATATCTGGGGAAGAAAAAAGTGCTGGATTCCTGAGG includes these proteins:
- the CCL20 gene encoding C-C motif chemokine 20 isoform X1 is translated as MMCSTKSLLLAALMSVLLLHLCSKSEAASSFDCCLQYTERILHPRFIVGFTQQLANEACDINAIIFHTRKRLAVCADPKKNWVKQAVRILSQRVKKM
- the CCL20 gene encoding C-C motif chemokine 20 isoform X2, with the translated sequence MMCSTKSLLLAALMSVLLLHLCSKSEASSFDCCLQYTERILHPRFIVGFTQQLANEACDINAIIFHTRKRLAVCADPKKNWVKQAVRILSQRVKKM